In the Pithys albifrons albifrons isolate INPA30051 chromosome 3, PitAlb_v1, whole genome shotgun sequence genome, one interval contains:
- the GNAT1 gene encoding guanine nucleotide-binding protein G(t) subunit alpha-1: MGAGASAEEKHSRELEKKLKEDAEKDARTVKLLLLGAGESGKSTIVKQMKIIHQDGYSLEECLEFIAIIYSNTLQSMLAIVRAMTTLSIQYGDTARQDDARKLLHLSDTIEEGTMPKEMSEIIGRLWKDSGIQACFDRASEYQLNDSAGYYLSDLERLVTPGYVPTEQDVLRSRVKTTGIIETQFSFKDLNFRMFDVGGQRSERKKWIHCFEGVTCIIFIAALSAYDMVLVEDDEVNRMHESLHLFNSICNHRYFATTSIVLFLNKKDVFLEKIKKAHLSICFPDYDGPNTYDDAGNYIKLQFLELNMRRDVKEIYSHMTCATDTENVKFVFDAVTDIIIKENLKDCGLF; the protein is encoded by the exons ATGGGTGCTGGGGCCAGTGCCGAGGAGAAGCATTCCCGAGAGCTGGAAAAGAAGCTCAAGGAAGACGCTGAGAAGGATGCCAGGACTGTCAAGCTTCTGCTGCTGG GAGCAGGAGAGTCAGGAAAGAGCACCATTGTCAAGCAGATGAA GATCATACACCAGGATGGTTACTCACTGGAGGAATGCCTGGAGTTCATCGCCATCATCTACAGCAACACACTCCAGTCCATGCTAGCCATCGTGCGGGCCATGACCACCCTCAGCATCCAGTATGGGGACACAGCTCGCCAG GATGATGCCCGCAAGCTGCTGCACCTCTCAGACACCATTGAGGAGGGCACCATGCCCAAGGAGATGTCAGAAATCATTGGGCGGCTCTGGAAGGACTCAGGCATCCAAGCCTGCTTTGACCGTGCCTCTGAGTACCAGCTCAACGACTCTGCGGGCTA CTACCTGTCAGACCTGGAGCGCCTGGTGACCCCTGGCTACgtccccacagagcaggatGTGCTGCGTTCCCGGGTCAAGACAACGGGCATCATTGAGACCCAGTTCTCCTTCAAAGACCTCAACTTCAG GATGTTCGATGTGGGTGGACAGCGCTCAGAGAGGAAGAAGTGGATACACTGCTTTGAGGGGGTGACCTGCATCATCTTCATTGCGGCCCTCAGCGCCTATGACATGGTCCTGGTGGAGGATGACGAAGTG AACCGCATGCACGAGAGCCTGCACCTCTTCAACAGCATCTGCAACCACCGCTACTTCGCCACCACCTCCATCGTTCTCTTCCTCAACAAGAAGGATGTCTTTCTGGAGAAGATCAAGAAGGCTCATCTCAGCATCTGCTTCCCCGACTATGACG GTCCCAACACCTACGATGACGCGGGCAACTACATCAAGCTGCAGTTCCTGGAACTGAACATGCGACGGGATGTGAAGGAGATCTACTCCCACATGACTTGCGCCACTGATACTGAGAATGTCAAGTTCGTCTTCGATGCCGTCACTGACATCATCATCAAGGAGAATCTCAAGGACTGCGGGCTTTTCTGA
- the SLC38A3 gene encoding sodium-coupled neutral amino acid transporter 3: protein MDTTDMPLQAEMVELVPNGKHAATLTSSAVPSLAGDRFEENQTGVAEMEEFLPHGVEKKQTHFTDFEGKTSFGMSVFNLSNAIMGSGILGLAYAMANTGIILFLFLLTAVALLSSYSIHLLLKSSGIVGIRAYEQLGYRAFGTPGKLAAAIAITLQNIGAMSSYLYIVKSEVPLVIQTFLNLEEKTTDWYMNGNYLVILVSVTIILPLALMKQLGYLGYASGFSLSCMVFFLISVIYKKFQIPCPLPDQKENLTGILNVTSVSTSDYQNVLQTSEQDTCTPNFFTLNSQTAYTIPIMAFAFVCHPEVLPIYTELKDASKKKMQCISNISITVMYLMYFLAALFGYLTFYGHVESELLHTYIKVDPFDVLILCVRVAVLTAVTLTVPIVLFPVRRAIQQMLFQGKDFSWIRHIIIAVVLLTSINLLVIFAPSILGIFGLIGATSAPCLIFIFPAIFYIRIMPKDKEPLRSTPKILAACFALLGVVFMIMSLSFIIIDWATGGGKSGGSH from the exons ATGGATACCACGGACATGCCCCTTCAGGCTGAGATGGTGGAGCTGGTGCCCAATGGGAAGCATGCAGCCACTCTCACTTCCTCTGCTGTCCCCTCGCTGGCAGGTGACAG ATTTGAGGAGAACCAGACTGGTGTAGCAGAGATGGAGGAGTTCCTGCCCCATGGTGTTGAGAAGAAGCAAACACATTTCACTGAT TTCGAAGGGAAGACGTCTTTTGGGATGTCTGTCTTCAACCTGAGCAATGCCATCATGGGCAGTGGCATCCTGGGGCTGGCCTATGCCATGGCCAACACTGGCATCATCCTCTTCCT CTTCCTCCTGACAGCAGTGGCCCTGCTCTCCAGCTACTCCATCCACCTGCTGCTCAAGTCCTCAGGCATTGTGG GCATTCGTGCCTACGAGCAGCTGGGCTACCGAGCCTTCGGCACGCCGGGGAAGCTGGCAGCAGCCATCGCCATCACACTGCAGAACATTGGAG ccatGTCCAGCTACCTGTACATCGTCAAATCTGAAGTGCCTCTGGTCATCCAGACCTTCCTCAACCTGGAGGAGAAAACCAC GGACTGGTACATGAATGGGAACTACCTTGTGATCCTGGTTTCTGTCACCATTATCCTGCCCCTGGCCCTCATGAAGCAGCTGG gCTATCTTGGTTACGCCAGTGGCTTCTCCCTCAGCTGTATGGTCTTCTTCCTCATCTCG GTAATCTACAAGAAGTTCCAGATCCCCTGCCCACTCCCTGACCAGAAGGAGAACCTTACGGGCATCCTCAACGTCACCTCTGTCAGCACTAGTGACTACCAGAATGTTCTCCAGACCTCTGAGCAGGACACCTGCACCCCCAACTTCTTCACCCTGAACTCTCAG ACAGCGTACACCATCCCCATCATGGCTTTCGCCTTCGTCTGCCACCCCGAGGTCCTGCCCATCTACACTGAGCTGAAGGA CGCCTCCAAGAAGAAGATGCAGTGCATCTCCAACATCTCCATCACGGTCATGTACCTCATGTACTTCTTGGCTGCCCTCTTTGGCTACCTCACGTTTTATG GCCATGTGGAATCGGAGCTGCTGCACACATACATCAAAGTGGACCCCTTTGACGTGCTCATCCTGTGTGTACGGGTGGCTGTGCTGACAGCTGTCACCCTCACTGTCCCCATTGTCCTCTTCCCG GTGCGCCGGGCCATCCAGCAGATGCTGTTCCAGGGGAAAGACTTCAGCTGGATCCGCCACATCATCATTGCAGTGGTCCTGCTGACCTCCATCAACCTCCTGGTCATCTTTGCCCCCTCCATTCTTGGCATCTTCGGCTTGATTG gtgccaCTTCTGCTCCCTGCCTCATCTTCATCTTCCCTGCCATCTTCTACATCCGCATCATGCCCAAGGACAAGGAGCCACTGCGTTCCACCCCCAAAATACTG GCTGCCTGCTTCGCCCTGCTCGGGGTGGTCTTCATGATCATGAGCTTGAGCTTCATCATCATCGACTGGGCCACGGGTGGGGGGAAGAGCGGCGGCAGCCACTAG
- the GNAI2 gene encoding guanine nucleotide-binding protein G(i) subunit alpha-2: MGCTVSAEDKAAAERSRMIDKNLREDGEKAAREVKLLLLGAGESGKSTIVKQMKIIHEDGYSEEECRQYKAVVYSNTIQSIMAIIKAMGNLQIDFGDSSRADDARQLFALSCTAEEQGIMPEDLANVIRRLWADNGVQACFNRSREYQLNDSAAYYLNDLERIARADYIPTQQDVLRTRVKTTGIVETHFTFKDLHFKMFDVGGQRSERKKWIHCFEGVTAIIFCVALSAYDLVLAEDEEMNRMHESMKLFDSICNNKWFTDTSIILFLNKKDLFEEKIVHSSLTICFPEYTGANKYDEAASYIQSKFEDLNKRKDTKEIYTHFTCATDTKNVQFVFDAVTDVIIKNNLKDCGLF; this comes from the exons atgggCTGCACCGTGAGCGCCGAGGACAAGGCGGCCGCCGAGCGCTCCCGCATGATCGACAAGAACCTGCGGGAGGACGGCGAGAAGGCGGCGCGGGaggtgaagctgctgctgctcg GTGCTGGTGAGTCTGGGAAGAGCACCATTGTCAAACAGATGAA gaTCATACATGAGGATGGTTACTCAGAGGAGGAGTGCCGGCAGTACAAAGCTGTGGTCTACAGCAACACCATCCAGTCCATCATGGCCATCATCAAGGCAATGGGGAACCTGCAGATTGACTTTGGAGACTCCTCTAGAGCG GATGATGCTCGGCAGCTGTTTGCGCTCTCCTGCACCGCTGAGGAGCAGGGCATCATGCCGGAGGACCTGGCCAATGTCATCCGGAGGCTGTGGGCTGACAACGGGGTCCAGGCCTGTTTCAACCGCTCCCGAGAGTACCAGCTGAATGACTCCGCTGCCTA CTACCTGAATGACCTGGAGAGGATAGCCCGTGCCGACTACATCCCCACCCAGCAGGATGTGCTGCGCACCAGGGTGAAGACCACCGGCATTGTAGAGACCCACTTCACCTTCAAGGACCTGCACTTCAA GATGTTTGATGTGGGTGGCCAGCGCTCGGAGCGGAAGAAGTGGATCCACTGCTTTGAGGGGGTGACTGCCATAATTTTCTGCGTAGCCCTGAGTGCTTACGACCTGGTGCTGGCTGAAGATGAGGAGATG AACCGGATGCACGAGAGCATGAAGCTGTTCGACAGCATCTGCAATAACAAGTGGTTCACAGACACATCCATCATCCTCTTCCTCAATAAGAAGGACCTCTTTGAGGAGAAGATTGTGCACAGCTCCCTCACCATCTGCTTCCCCGAGTACACAG gggCCAACAAGTATGATGAGGCAGCCAGCTACATCCAGAGCAAGTTTGAGGACCTGAACAAGCGAAAGGACACCAAGGAGATCTACACCCACTTCACCTGCGCCACCGACACAAAGAACGTGCAGTTCGTCTTTGATGCCGTGACCGACGTCATCATCAAAAACAACCTGAAGGACTGTGGTCTCTTCTaa